The Synchiropus splendidus isolate RoL2022-P1 chromosome 11, RoL_Sspl_1.0, whole genome shotgun sequence genome contains a region encoding:
- the klb gene encoding beta-klotho, which translates to MYCLSHVLRLLPYLLLAYYWNEASCSPGEGKKVWHQTDSSDLDQYFLHGAFPTGFLWGSGTSAFQTEGSSDELREGASIWDHFTKTPVSGSDSYTYWEKDVEALEFLGANAYTFSLSWSRLFPYGDSKDPPNVEAVEHYKHLIDRLLERNIEPIVTLHHWDLPQVLQEKYGGWRNETMVQLFTDYASFCFHSFGSRVKYWLTMHNPYLVATQGYGTGAHAPGETGSALIAAHHMIKAHASAWHIYDTNFRSVQKGHVSIVLGSHWVEPQKGRTNDANVDLCQHSMEAVLGWFASPIFQDGDYPDSLKATHGRLLPEFSTEEKLFARKTADFFALSFGPNNFRLGKDIVNYEQSVTPDLRRVLAWIKMEYEDPKVLIAEGGWFTDASVKTEDTVAIYLMKKFINQVLQAVTLERVNVFGYTQWSLVDGLEWNYGFSARRGLFFVDFNQANKTRTPKTSAQYYRSVILDNGFPQPEHLTEVKGCFPCGFHWGIADSTLTVHFFPFSPQFTDPHVYSWNLTGDGSLRPVPGVKLSTHRAQCTDYLAIRSHLRLFASTGASHYRFALNWSLILPNGDLSSVNREALRYYRCVLTELKKLGLEAVVILYYPSNRAPNLGLPGRLHASGGWLNSSTVEAFTAYAALCYWELGSWVRYWITVNEPNRLLDLYSSEREKHLVAHNLLLAHAKAWRLHEKEHYYQQGTMVSLALHADWAEPANPFLESHKTATQRFLLFELGRFLDPLLGARCEQAQSRGDYPKEVKEYMETRAKKLGLPESYLPSFTDTEREELRGALSFIALNHFTTRLVSPVPQASAKTKQLTNHGCLTLSDPTWFTSNMGQALVPWGLRRILKWVAERYGKATPVIITASGIDDQAVQEDTVRQHYVKSYLQEALKAKHTDGVNLQGFYMWKLQDGPTSQFGFFTSDHQQSKPKQSVTVYRDIIAQGGFPTDIKLQTCGTRAPQKICPTCEWLKKNKLLLVGIVLLLSTALSMFVIISSACQKRSRGNTSRRKGQDRDAMFSCLSVVKHMPKERSPL; encoded by the exons ATGTACTGCCTCAGTCATGTCCTCCGACTTCTGCCTTACCTGTTGCTGGCTTATTATTGGAACGAAGCGTCATGCTCTCCCGGTGAAGGAAAGAAGGTATGGCATCAGACGGACTCTTCTGATCTAGATCAATATTTTCTCCACGGAGCATTTCCAACTGGATTTCTGTGGGGCTCTGGCACATCAGCTTTCCAAACTGAAGGGTCCAGCGATGAGCTTAGAGAAGGTGCATCCATCTGGGACCACTTCACCAAGACACCAGTCAGTGGGAGCGACAGCTACACCTATTGGGAGAAGGATGTGGAAGCGCTTGAGTTTTTGGGTGCAAATGCCTACACCTTCTCCCTCTCCTGGTCAAGACTCTTTCCTTACGGAGATTCAAAAGATCCCCCCAATGTGGAGGCTGTGGAGCACTACAAACATCTCATCGATCGACTTTTGGAGAGGAACATCGAGCCCATTGTGACGCTCCATCACTGGGATCTGCCGCAAGTTCTGCAGGAGAAGTATGGCGGCTGGAGGAATGAAACCATGGTGCAGTTGTTCACCGATTACGCCTCCTTTTGTTTCCACTCATTCGGAAGTCGAGTCAAATACTGGTTGACCATGCATAACCCCTACCTGGTGGCTACTCAGGGGTATGGCACTGGTGCACATGCTCCTGGAGAAACAGGCTCAGCTCTTATTGCAGCCCATCATATGATCAAG GCTCACGCTTCAGCTTGGCATATCTACGATACAAACTTCCGCTCTGTCCAAAAGGGGCATGTGTCCATTGTGTTGGGGTCCCACTGGGTGGAGCCACAGAAAGGCAGGACAAACGATGCTAATGTTGACTTGTGTCAGCACTCTATGGAGGCCGTTCTGGGCTGGTTTGCCAGCCCTATTTTCCAGGATGGAGATTATCCAGACTCTCTGAAGGCCACTCATGGGAGGCTTCTCCCTGAGTTCTCCACAGAGGAGAAGCTCTTCGCCAGGAAGACAGCTGACTTTTTTGCGCTGTCCTTTGGTCCAAATAACTTCAGACTTGGCAAAGACATTGTAAACTACGAACAGAGTGTGACGCCGGATTTGAGACGCGTCCTGGCCTGGATTAAAATGGAGTACGAAGACCCCAAAGTGCTAATAGCTGAAGGAGGCTGGTTCACTGACGCCAGCGTGAAGACAGAGGACACAGTGGCGATTTACCTGATGAAGAAGTTCATCAACCAGGTGCTACAAG CCGTCACACTGGAGAGGGTGAACGTTTTCGGCTACACTCAGTGGTCACTGGTGGATGGCTTGGAGTGGAATTATGGCTTCAGTGCCAGACGAGGTCTTTTCTTTGTAGACTTCAATCAAGCAAACAAGACCAGAACTCCAAAAACCTCAGCTCAGTACTACAGGAGTGTGATTCTTGACAATGGCTTTCCCCAGCCTGAACACCTCACAGAGGTCAAGGGTTGCTTCCCCTGTGGGTTTCACTGGGGCATCGCTGATTCCACCTTGACG GTCCACTTCTTCCCCTTCTCACCACAGTTTACAGACCCACATGTGTATAGCTGGAACCTGACCGGGGACGGCTCTCTGCGTCCTGTGCCGGGAGTAAAGCTGAGCACCCACCGCGCCCAGTGCACAGACTACTTAGCAATTCGCAGTCACCTTCGCCTGTTTGCATCCACCGGCGCGTCTCATTACCGCTTTGCCCTGAACTGGTCTCTGATATTACCAAATGGAGATCTCTCCAGTGTCAACAGAGAGGCTTTAAG ATATTATCGCTGTGTCCTCACCGAACTGAAGAAGCTGGGTCTGGAAGCTGTTGTTATCCTCTACTACCCCAGTAACAGAGCTCCCAACTTGGGCTTGCCGGGTCGGCTACATGCCTCAGGTGGTTGGCTCAATAGTAGCACCGTGGAAGCTTTTACAGCGTATGCAGCCCTGTGTTACTGGGAGCTTGGCTCTTGGGTTCGGTACTGGATCACGGTCAATGAGCCGAACAGACTGCTGGATCTGTATTCCAGTGAAAGGGAGAAGCATCTGGTTGCTCACAACCTTCTACTGGCCCATGCGAAAGCCTGGAGGCTTCATGAGAAAGAGCACTACTATCAACAGGGAACAATGGTGTCGCTGGCTCTGCATGCAGACTGGGCAGAGCCTGCAAACCCTTTTCTGGAGTCACACAAAACAGCCACACAAAGATTCCTTCTATTTGAACTGGGTCGCTTCCTTGATCCATTACTGGGAGCAAGATGTGAGCAGGCACAAAGCAGAGGAGATTATCCAAAGGAAGTAAAGGAATACATGGAAACAAGAGCTAAAAAATTGGGTCTCCCCGAGTCGTATCTTCCATCTTTCACCGACACAGAGAGGGAGGAACTCAGAGGCGCGCTGAGCTTTATCGCTCTCAACCACTTCACCACACGTTTGGTGTCTCCTGTTCCGCAAGCATCGGCCAAGACAAAACAGCTCACCAACCATGGCTGTTTAACCCTGTCAGATCCAACCTGGTTCACCTCCAACATGGGACAGGCCCTCGTGCCGTGGGGTCTGAGAAGAATTCTGAAATGGGTGGCAGAGCGATACGGCAAGGCCACTCCTGTTATAATAACAGCGAGTGGGATAGATGATCAGGCTGTGCAGGAGGATACAGTCAGGCAACACTACGTCAAAAGTTACCTTCAGGAGGCCCTCAAAG ccAAGCATACGGATGGAGTCAATCTGCAAGGTTTCTATATGTGGAAGCTCCAAGATGGACCCACCTCCCAGTTTGGCTTCTTCACCTCAGACCACCAACAATCCAAACCCAAACAATCAGTCACAGTTTACAGAGACATTATAGCACAGGGTGGGTTCCCAACTGACATCAAACTTCAAACATGTGGAACCAGGGCACCCCAAAAGATCTGCCCCACTTGCGAATGGCTGAAGAAGAATAAACTCCTTCTTGTTGGCATCGTTTTGCTACTATCAACAGCACTTAGTATGTTTGTCATCATCTCCAGTGCATGCCAAAAAAGAAGCAGGGGGAATACTAGCAGGAGAAAGGGACAAGACAGAGAtgcaatgttttcatgtttatctGTTGTCAAACACATGCCCAAAGAGAGATCACCTCTTTAA
- the ube2ka gene encoding ubiquitin-conjugating enzyme E2Ka (UBC1 homolog, yeast), whose amino-acid sequence MANIAVQRIKREFKEVLKSEETSRNQIKVDLVDENFTELKGEIAGPPDTPYEGGRYQLEIKIPETYPFNPPKVRFITKIWHPNISSVTGAICLDILKDQWAAAMTLRTVLLSLQALLAAAEPDDPQDAVVANQYKHYPEMFKQTARLWSHVYAGAPVSCPEYTHKIEKLCAMGFEKNAVIVALSSKSWDEETATELLLSN is encoded by the exons ATGGCCAACATCGCAGTGCAGAGGATAAAACGGGAATTCAAGGAGGTGTTGAAAAGTGAAGAG ACGAGCAGAAACCAGATCAAAGTTGACCTAGTGGATGAGAACTTTACAGAACTCAAAGGGGAGATAGCAGGACCTCCTGACACGCCATATGAAG GGGGTAGATATCAACTAGAAATTAAAATTCCAGAAACATATCCTTTCAATCCACCCAAG GTGCGTTTCATCACGAAGATCTGGCACCCCAACATCAGTTCAGTCAcaggagcgatttgtctggacATTCTTAAAGACCAGTG GGCAGCCGCAATGACGCTGAGGACGGTCCTCCTGTCACTACAAGCCTTGTTGGCAGCCGCAGAACCCGATGATCCTCAAGATGCCGTGGTAGCCAATCAG TACAAGCATTACCCAGAGATGTTCAAACAAACGGCACGGCTCTGGTCGCACGTCTATGCAGGCGCTCCCGTCTCCTGTCCAgagtacacacacaaaatagaaaaactcTGTGCCATGGGCTTTGAAAAA AATGCAGTAATAGTGGCGTTGTCATCGAAATCCTGGGACGAGGAGACGGCaacagagctgctgctcagtaACTGA
- the LOC128767495 gene encoding zinc finger and BTB domain-containing protein 5-like — protein sequence MDFPGHFQRIFQQLNQQRLHAQMCDCEVVVGGQRFQAHRSILAACSSHFKALLSSNDDAEGGEKGGSVMSLDPGVVTPEAFSTLLDMIYMSTLSLGSSNVMDVLLAASHLHLNSVVKACKLHLSRKNFPSSPPKGWRSGGEDVEDNEGGPEMEVSQSGGAEDEEVQWIGDGGETGRKRKQLERSSNRKRSCRSPGGWRCSPTVTGSTICIEEEEDETPCCLKTTIHISEVEGKYQVTKGESDEIQLPSSSSSGGICEMSGDTKVKIKEGDYEEEEEEVAGIKVLTVEVKKESPDPATDISPSSPLQDSSQLLAAHLSTDTLTSVDSLQSQMGSELPQGAGDAEDGDGLESLSELAFSSFLNPGNDCVMGGLGEEESLASLTAAATAAAAASEAPGEAQTDSSSLVLTPVPLQQLLPSQGSGFQGTLILQPAQNSLGFIGNLGVQVTRGKQGNSRGASGGSSGTLFRRIAPKTQSESEPTPESGAAGEPDPPFVRASEETVAKCKKAAAEDNVLLVEGEKKYACKICSKTFMNLTDCKKHIRVHTGEKPYPCPKCGKRFSQSSHLYKHSKNSTCLSWKFDQTFKDP from the coding sequence ATGGACTTCCCAGGTCATTTCCAGCGTATTTTCCAGCAGCTGAACCAGCAGCGACTCCATGCTCAGATGTGTGACtgtgaggtggtggtggggggtcaGAGATTCCAGGCCCACCGGTCCATCCTGGCAGCCTGCAGCTCCCATTTCAAGGCTCTCCTCAGCTCCAATGATGATGCCGAGGGAGGTGAGAAAGGTGGGAGTGTGATGTCTCTCGACCCTggtgtggtgacccctgaagccTTCTCCACCTTGTTGGACATGATTTACATGTCCACGCTGTCACTCGGCTCCTCCAACGTGATGGACGTGCTGCTGGCTGCTTCACATCTGCATCTGAACTCTGTCGTGAAAGCGTGCAAGCTCCATCTATCCAGGAAGAACTTTCCATCATCTCCTCCAAAAGGATGGAGGTCCGGCGGAGAAGACGTAGAGGACAATGAGGGGGGACCAGAGATGGAGGTGAGTCAGTCAGGCGgagcagaggatgaggaggtTCAGTGGATCGGTGATGGTGGTGAGACTGGCCGAAAGAGAAAACAGCTGGAGCGGTCCAGCAACAGGAAGAGGTCCTGCAGATCCCCTGGAGGCTGGCGGTGTTCCCCGACTGTGACTGGAAGCACCATCTGtattgaagaggaggaagatgagacaCCCTGCTGTTTGAAGACCACGATCCACATCAGCGAGGTAGAGGGGAAATATCAAGTGACCAAAGGGGAGTCAGACGAGATCCAACTTCCAAGTAGCAGCAGTTCTGGTGGAATCTGCGAGATGAGTGGCGACACCAAAGTGAAGATAAAGGAGGGAGattatgaggaggaggaggaggaggtagcTGGGATCAAAGTGCTGACAGTTGAAGTGAAGAAGGAGAGTCCAGATCCAGCGACCgacatctctccttcatccccgCTGCAGGACTCCAGCCAGCTGCTGGCTGCTCACCTGAGCACTGACACCCTCACTTCAGTGGACAGTTTACAATCCCAGATGGGTTCAGAACTTCCTCAGGGGGCAGGAGATGCAGAAGACGGCGATGGCCTGGAGAGTCTGTCAGAGCTGGCGTTttcctccttcctgaacccCGGTAATGACTGTGTGATGGGGGGtctgggagaggaggagagcctGGCAAGTCTCACCGCCGctgccactgcagctgcagccgCCAGTGAAGCTCCTGGTGAAGCACAGACAGACTCCTCCTCACTAGTCTTGACTCCTGTAcctcttcagcagctgctccctAGTCAGGGTTCTGGTTTTCAAGGGACTCTAATCCTGCAGCCTGCACAGAACTCCCTTGGATTCATAGGCAATCTTGGGGTCCAGGTCACCAGAGGAAAGCAGGGGAACAGCAGAGGAGCATCAGGGGGGAGCAGCGGAACACTCTTCCGTCGCATTGCTCCGAAAacacaatcagaatcagagcCGACCCCAGAATCTGGCGCAGCAGGAGAGCCAGATCCTCCCTTCGTCAGAGCCTCGGAGGAGACCGTAGCCAAGTGCAAgaaggcagcagctgaggacaATGTCCTGCTGGTGGAAGGCGAGAAGAAGTATGCCTGTAAAATCTGCTCCAAGACCTTTATGAACTTAACAGACTGCAAGAAACACATCCGGGTTCACACAGGGGAGAAGCCCTATCCTTGCCCCAAATGTGGCAAGCGCTTCAGCCAGTCCTCCCACCTGTACAAACACTCCAAGAACTCCACGTGTCTCAGCTGGAAGTTCGACCAGACCTTCAAGGACCCTTAA
- the grhpra gene encoding glyoxylate reductase/hydroxypyruvate reductase, producing the protein MKVFVTRRILPEGFNILSASGVCEVSMWDSDEPVPRDELLKGVQGASGLLCLLSDKIDAEVLDAAGPNLKAISTLSVGYDHLDMVEIKKRGIRVGYTPDVLTDATAELTVALLLATARRLPEAVQEVKNGGWTQWKPYWLCGYGLSGSTVGVIGLGRIGLAIARRLMPFGVKRLLYSGRTAKPEAAELNGEFVPLDTLVSESDFIVVSCSLAPETRGLCDRNFFGKMKKSAVFINTSRGAVVNQEDLYDALSSGQITAAGLDVTTPEPLPKDHPLLTLKNCVVLPHIGSATYATRMTMTSLSAHNLLGGIQGKEMPKELFF; encoded by the exons ATGAAGGTTTTTGTAACGAGGCGAATCCTGCCGGAGGGTTTCAACATACTGTCGGCGTCCGGAGT gTGTGAGGTGTCTATGTGGGACTCGGACGAGCCAGTGCCGAGAGATGAGCTGCTGAAAGGGGTGCAGGGAGCCTCTGGTCTACTCTGTTTACTCTCGGACAAGATCGATGCTGAGGTCCTGGATGCAGCAG GGCCCAACCTGAAAGCCATCAGCACCCTCTCGGTGGGCTATGACCACTTAGATATGGTCGAGATAAAAAAACG TGGGATACGAGTGGGCTACACTCCTGATGTCCTGACCGACGCCACCGCTGAACTGACCGTTGCTCTGCTGCTGGCCACGGCACGGAGGTTACCCGAGGCCGTGCAAGAAGTTAAAAA TGGTGGCTGGACCCAATGGAAGCCTTACTGGCTGTGTGGTTATGGACTTTCAGGCAGCACAGTGGGAGTTATCGGACTTGGGCGCATCG GTTTGGCAATAGCTCGCAGGCTGATGCCCTTCGGAGTGAAGCGTCTGCTGTACTCGGGGAGAACTGCTAAACCAGAGGCTGCTGAGCTCAACGGAGAGTTTG TTCCCCTCGACACGCTTGTTTCAGAGAGCGACTTCATCGTCGTGTCTTGTTCTCTGGCGCCGGAAACCAGGGGGTTATGTGACAGGAACTTTTTTggaaagatgaaaaaaagcGCTGTCTTCATCAACACAAGCAG AGGAGCAGTGGTGAACCAGGAAGACCTGTATGATGCTCTGAGCAGCGGACAGATTACCGCTGCTGGTCTTGATGTCACAACACCCGAGCCCCTCCCAAAAGACCACCCGCTTCTGACTCTAAAAAACTGTG TGGTGTTGCCACATATTGGAAGTGCCACATATGCCACCAGAATGACCATGACGTCCTTGTCTGCCCACAACCTGCTGGGAGGGATCCAGGGAAAGGAGATGCCGAAAGAACTGTTCTTCTAG
- the LOC128767497 gene encoding uncharacterized protein LOC128767497 translates to MCSMRIDVGHMFYGKESPTWISDLGASKLQARNWEIPCSEYNWNAPSMADPIVNTLDASTYSVDEDCKTVASLVVVLDEDSADSLGPSPSLPDCEKFDRAQTLYLIDVMRQYLQTEAGGRPRTLKELHSCLRAARSNMKVLWKETAAKLSTRFNKPFCPDKVARKWNTLLDGYKKIKVSNRAKGSRAIRFKFYSEMDSLFGEQHDVVFPVVGTHVGLDMRRPEMIAPPFIATARAEPAACSSTEPPQTPCTAPRQKRQREDDILRYLRESEAASQRRHEELLAQLQSSQKGFESLMNRLIDKL, encoded by the exons ATGTGCTCTATGCGAATAGACGTAGGACATATGTTCTATGGAAAGGAGTCTCCGACTTGGATATCCGATCTCGGGGCGTCGAAACTGCAGGCACGTAACTGGGAAATTCCCTGTTCCGAGTACAACTGGAACGCACCCTCGATGGCTGATCCGATAGTAAATA CGCTCGATGCCTCCACGTACAGTGTGGATGAGGACTGCAAAACCGTGGCGAGCCTGGTCGTAGTTCTTGATG AGGACAGCGCTGACTCCCTCGGCCCATCGCCTTCCCTGCCAGACTGTGAGAAGTTTGACAGGGCCCAGACTCTCTACCTCATAGACGTCATGCGCCAATACTTGCAGACAGAGGCAGGTGGTCGTCCGAGAACTCTTAAGGAACTTCACTCATGTCTCAGAGCTGCAAGGTCAAACATGAAGGTCCTGTGGAAGGAGACAGCGGCTAAACTCAGCACCAGGTTTAACAAGCCATTCTGCCCTGATAAAGTTGCCAGAAAGTGGAACACCCTTCTGGACggttacaaaaaaataaaagtcagtaACAGGGCAAAAGGAAGTCGGGCCATTCGTTTCAAATTTTATAGTGAGATGGATTCATTATTTGGAGAGCAGCATGACGTGGTCTTCCCGGTTGTTGGGACACACGTGGGACTTGACATGAGGAGACCAGAGATGATTGCGCCTCCATTTATAGCGACAGCTCGAGCTGAGCCTGCCGCTTGCTCCAGCACTGAGCCGCCGCAGACACCCTGCACTGCGCCGCGACAAAAGCGACAGAGGGAGGATGACATCCTGCGCTACCTGCGAGAGTCTGAGGCAGCCAGTCAGAGGCGCCATGAAGAGCTACTGGCCCAACTGCAATCGTCCCAGAAAGGGTTTGAGAGCCTCATGAATCGGCTGATCGACAAACTTTGA
- the si:ch211-203d1.3 gene encoding protein phosphatase Slingshot homolog 3: MALLTLHRHPSISTSPDESSQRRGRLQKRESFALVKGAVVLLEDGEGLHEETQPQKEDGQSSGKQHRYLHAMLEHLRPEDNIKLAVQLESANTTRVRYLIVVSTLANKHESVLLGMDFPDSDSDQCTIGLVLPIWSDTQVYLDGDGGFSVTSAEETRIFKPVSMQTMWSVLQVLHSCCERAVRAALIPGSGLDWAQHYHQHIESDRICLNEWEAMDDLESVRKDSTGQRSEDRVSKERLIKESLRDILRTEDLDNLTSKMVHNALKSRLGFDLRPFKEFIDNEILVTMAQMDKPSKVFDYLYLGSEWNAANFEELQKNNVGYILNVTREIDNFFPESFTYMNIRVYDVEATDLLAHWPDTYNFINTARKSGQAVLVHCKMGVSRSASTVIAYAMKQQRWPLDVALSYVQERRSVVKPNEGFLRQLQTYSGMLTASRNSALWRRKSRDQKQKSVQKEEGEKEAGGQEVQEEGVAVCDGEEEEEEEEEGEEEEDTESTEEDSEGEAEVFEPEAEAGAAAPAKPSTEITVTEPAVAPPSVNRSGRMNLFSLMQSISELDDADASCEQKMPSSPRRSPRQRRRSLGRRGLIHQKACVDVSPEPRSLAAAAGSRSPLC, encoded by the exons ATGGCCCTGTTGACCCTGCACAGACACCCTTCCATCTCCACCTCACCA GATGAAAGCAGCCAAAGAAGAGGGCGACTGCAGAAAAG GGAGAGCTTCGCCCTGGTCAAAGGAGCAGTGGTCCTGCTTGAGGACGGTGAGGGGCTCCATGAGGAGACTCAACCCCAGAAAGAAGATGGCCAATCCTCGGGCAAACAACACAGATATCTTCACGCCATGCTGGAGCACTTGAGGCCAGAGGACAATATCAAGCTG GCGGTGCAGCTGGAATCAGCCAACACCACCAGAGTCAGGTACCTGATCGTGGTCTCCACCCTCGCCAACAAACATGAGAGTGTTCTGCTGGGCATGGATTTCCCAGACTCAGACAG TGATCAGTGCACCATCGGGCTGGTGCTGCCCATCTGGAGCGACACGCAAGTCTATCTGGACGGAGACGG AGGCTTTAGTGTGACATCAGCAGAAGAAACCAGAATCTTTAAGCCGGTTTCAATGCAGACCATGTG gTCTGTGCTACAGGTTCTGCACAGCTGCTGTGAGCGGGCTGTCAGGGCCGCACTGATCCCTGGTTCTGGCCTCGACTGGGCCCAACACTATCACCAGCACATAGAGTCAGACCGCATTTGCCTCAATGAGTGGGAGGCCATGGATGACCTGGAGTCGGTCCGAAAGGACAGCACTGGACAAAG GTCAGAAGATAGGGTGTCCAAGGAGCGGCTCATCAAGGAGAGCCTGAGAGACATCTTACGAACTGAAGACCTGGACAACCTCACGTCTAAAATG GTTCACAATGCGCTAAAGTCACGCCTGGGATTTGACTTGAGACCTTTCAAAGAGTTCATTGACAATGAGATCCTGGTCACCATGGCTCAGATGGACAAGCCTTCGAAAGTATTTGACTATCTTTATCTG GGTTCAGAGTGGAATGCAGCCAACTTTGAGGagctacagaaaaacaa TGTAGGCTATATATTGAACGTGACAAGAGAGATCGACAACTTTTTCCCCGAGTCCTTCACGTACATGAACATCAGAGTGTATGATGTGGAAGCTACCGACCTCCTCGCTCACTGGCCGGACACCTACAACTTTATCAACACCGCAAG GAAGAGCGGGCAAGCTGTGTTGGTCCACTGCAAGATGGGGGTGTCTCGCTCGGCCTCCACTGTTATTGCTTATGCCATGAAGCAGCAGCGATGGCCTCTGGACGTGGCTTTATCCTATGTCCAAGAGCGACGCTCCGTGGTCAAACCCAACGAAggcttcctgaggcagctgcagACCTACAGCGGCATGCTCACGGCGAG TCGAAATAGCGCCCTCTGGAGGCGGAAATCGCGAGACCAGAAGCAGAAGTCTGTGCaaaaagaggagggagagaaggaggcggGTGGACAGGAGGTGCAGGAAGAGGGTGTCGCTGTGTGtgatggtgaagaggaggaggaggaggaggaggagggagaagaggaggaagacactGAGAGTACCGAGGAAGACTctgaaggagaagctgag GTGTTTGagccagaagcagaagcagggGCAGCGGCTCCAGCCAAGCCCAGCACGGAGATCACAGTCACCGAGCCTGCCGTG GCGCCGCCGAGCGTGAACCGTAGCGGCAGAATGAACCTGTTCTCGCTCATGCAGTCCATCAGCGAACTGGACGACGCCGATGCCTCCTGCGAGCAG AAGATGCCCAGCAGCCCGCGGCGCTCCCCGAGACAACGCAGGCGCAGCCTGGGTCGGAGGGGGCTGATTCACCAGAAGGCCTGCGTGGATGTTTCGCCAGAGCCTCGCAGCCTGGCAGCAGCCGCCGGGTCCCGGTCGCCACTCTGCTGA
- the mrpl18 gene encoding 39S ribosomal protein L18, mitochondrial, with product MAVSGIRRSFRLLFGHIRQSPLVASSHSARCVSRSAAQPEPSKDENEAVNQTFVNRNPRNLEQMRLAIKDRGWKTTWPHREFYHRLQFSRSQHHVTAEVFSGSSTVPVVSCSTKEWAIKKELPSTRCVAACQAVGEVLAHRCKQAGITRMVYRAIPWTYRSDAVQTFRTAMKEGGITLSEPRRKYTGS from the exons ATGGCTGTGAGTGGAATCCGGCGAAGTTTCCGACTGCTGTTCGGTCATATTCGACAAAGTCCGCTGGTCGCCTCAAGTCATTCAG CTCGCTGTGTGAGTCGCTCTGCCGCCCAGCCGGAGCCCAGCAAGGATGAAAATGAAGCTGTCAACCAGACCTTCGTCAACAGGAATCCAAGGAACCTGGAGCAGATGAGACTGGCTATCAAGGACCGCGGCTGGAAGACCACGTGGCCCCACAGAGAGTTCTACCACAG ACTACAGTTTTCCCGCTCTCAGCATCATGTGACAGCCGAGGTCTTCTCCGGTAGCTCCACCGTCCCGGTCGTCTCCTGCTCCACGAAGGAGTGGGCCATCAAAAAGGAGCTGCCGTCCACCCGCTGTGTGGCGGCGTGTCAGGCTGTGGGCGAGGTGCTGGCTCACAGATGCAAGCAGGCCGGCATCACCAGGATGGTCTACCGGGCCATTCCCTGGACGTACCGCTCCGATGCT GTCCAGACCTTCAGGACTGCCATGAAGGAGGGAGGCATCACCCTCAGTGAGCCCAGGAGGAAATACACTGGCTCCTGA